From Punica granatum isolate Tunisia-2019 chromosome 1, ASM765513v2, whole genome shotgun sequence:
AGCGGCTGAGACTATGGTCGGGTcatctgcttcttcttcttggaaGAGACTACAAGCGGGTGCTAAGAACACTGCCGGTTCCATCCCCAAGAAGAGCAAAATAGGTAGGTACCATTTTCGTCAATTCATCAGAGTACAGTCCGCAGTCAGGTTTATAAGTCTCTTGATGTATAATATGGACTTTGCATAGATTTGTTAACGTTGAAATTGTTGTCCAATGACTGATCGTCATCGGTCGTGGAACGAAATTAAAAGGGCACGGAATCCAACATAAGACTGAGATAATGTTCTTATGATACAAGCGTGATATTTGTTATAGAATGATGGTGTATGCTTGCCATAAGAAATTAGATTTGCTTGTGTGATCTGATGATTGCATCGTGTCCTATGAATACAAATATCTGTCGGACAGTTTGAATTCAATTTTTCCTGTTACGTAGTGCACGTCGATCGTGCTATAGTGACGAAGCATGAACAGTTGTTCTCCCCTTACAATACTCTCCTTTACAGAAGAAATGGATGAGGATTTGTTCACGGTACCGGATGTGGAAGCTCGGCCATCAGCAGCAGCCACTGCCACGACTAACTCCACCACATTGCCACAGCAAATGGGGCCTGATGGGCAAGGGAAGCGCCGCCGTGGACGTAACCCAGTTGACAAGGAATATAAGCGCCTTAAGAGGTAAATATAATTGTTGGACATTTTACATGAATTCGTTAGATCAGTTTAAGTAAATCTCCTTGGGACGATTCATTGAAGATGATTTATCGTACGAAAAGCCCGTGATATCATGATTAGCACATTATAGAAAACAAAAGAGCAATTGGATATCCTATGATCTTTATAAGGCATGATTTGTTTCGCAGCCAGTCTTTCTTCGAAACCGAAATGCATCAAGCCCTAGCTAGTATCGAAACATACAGCAGGTCCCCATCATTTTTCCTCTTGAGGGCTTATATGGATACATGCCTCTAATTAATCGTCGAATCAAATCCAAGAAATCTTAAACCTTGTCTAATTATACTATCCATGAATGCCAAACGAAATAGGTTGCTAAGGAACAGAGTGTCTGCCCAGCAAGCCCGGGAGAGGAAGAAGGTTTACATGAACCACTTGGAGGCAAGGGCCGGGGAGCTGCAGGAGAACAACTCCAAGTTGGAGGAGAAGATCTCTACTCTAATCAACGAGAACACGATGCTCCGAAAGGTCGTGAGAAAATTTAACTTGAAGCACACCCTTCTGAATGTTTTTTTATTCCGAGCCCTGAACTAACACCTAACTTTATACGATTAGTTTCTTGATATTGCACATATTAGTAATATGGATCTTTGGATTTGTGCAGATCCTGATGAACACGAGACCTAAGGCTGATGAGAACACCGAACCAAAGCAATGAAGAATAAGAACTGTTCTATGTTCTTCTAAGCAATTTTAAGTTTGTGAGATTGTTAGGATTCTCTTGCAGTGGTGAAGTTTCATGAGTGAGGCATTTTAAATGTGAgtgcattattattattttctttttatttcaagGGAGACATATGGATCttgtacaaaaaaaatatataaattctaataactaatagGGGTATGGATGGTTCACCATGGGAATGGAACTTGAAATCTTTATATTATTAGGTGAGCACATGAGCTATGTATTATACCCTCTTTCTTGGAGCATGCCCTACTTCATCTATTATGCCAGCCCTTAATTAGCATCACTTCAAATAAAATGCCGAAAATAGAGGTTAATAAAGATTCATTTGTAATGGCATTTACCAACTCTGGAAGTAAGAgattataatctatatatgtaacatATAACGCCTTGAGCAGTTTATCGGATATCGCCATTTATACTCTGTGGTAAAATTGTAATTTCTCATCGCATGACTCTTCATGTTCTTTCAAAAACTGGTACTTTCCCAATTTttgcaccaaaaaaaaaaagtactttCCCAATTTttgcaccaaaaaaaaaacccagtTCAGAATCCAGCTTTTCCCTCTCATTTTCCCATTTGCCtttcccaattcaaaatcctgcttttacttttcaatttctAATTTACATTGCAGCCCATGTCCCTAGCTTTCATTAAATCTAGTGTgcatttcctttttattttcctagTGGTGATTTTGTCCCATGCGTTGCGCTAGttcattttcataaatttctatattatttttattgtatttatttatatttagaaacaattattttcttataaaatagaataataatttcaattattaattttaattattaaaataatacaattttcgaaatttttttttacaaattagACTAAGTTAACATCATATACTTgagttaattattaattagataGATTTTTCgcataatttaaatttagtaATAAgactaaaaatttattttttttctttttcaattaatatgcatcatatatttaagttttatcttttagtttatttatgaGATTTAGTTCATAGTGATTTATCGTATATTTTTGCTTTTATAGGATCATAATTTCTTTTGTAAGTTCTTCACATGatcaatatatattgtttttgtgtttttatacCATTTTCATTGTACATATTCATTTTAATGTGTTCCTGTATCATTTCTTATGgcaattattctaattttttgaGCATACATTTGCTTcttaacacaataaaatatttttagtgattaatattaagttttatacaatattatctaataaaatcagactaattttgaatgattcaataaatattttgctatggtattaattaatatgcattgcatatatattaatttttgtcaTTTCACCATCATTTCCCTCCATCTTTTTCTACcgaaaattttctcttttttggtTTCCGGTTACACGGAGGCCCATGAgtatagtataataaaataaaaatcttaatatcTGATAAAGGGATACAGGTACTCTCACTGGATATCAAATTTGCAATCTTTTGATTATCAGGCGATGACGGGTGCCACTGCCCTATacctcttttaattttctctttttcaatgtaaagatatatagatattacaTTTCATGTGGCAGCAATGGTGACCTTTCAAGTATTTGTTAAGTGGATTAATTCCGGTATACTAGTTTTCTATCCTGTGAGTTGTACGAGttcaatttcatatattcCTACCATTTcttattgtatttatttacattttaaaacgcaaattttcttatcaaaataataaaatatcaatattaattataattgcaattatttacctttatattttttttgttagaatTAGAGTAAGTTAATTATTCTTTTGCCACATAGCAAGTTAATgtctataataatattttgaaactatttattttaattgatacTTGTTAATTATCAATATAGATTGACATATGTTAAGTTTAGTAATAAGAATAAAACTTCATTTCGCCCATTTTCTTAAACAATATTTAAGAgattgt
This genomic window contains:
- the LOC116194339 gene encoding transcription factor HY5-like isoform X1; protein product: MSSAVQQIQVAEAAETMVGSSASSSWKRLQAGAKNTAGSIPKKSKIEEMDEDLFTVPDVEARPSAAATATTNSTTLPQQMGPDGQGKRRRGRNPVDKEYKRLKRLLRNRVSAQQARERKKVYMNHLEARAGELQENNSKLEEKISTLINENTMLRKILMNTRPKADENTEPKQ
- the LOC116194339 gene encoding transcription factor HY5-like isoform X2; the protein is MSSAVQQIQVAEAAETMVGSSASSSWKRLQAGAKNTAGSIPKKSKIEMDEDLFTVPDVEARPSAAATATTNSTTLPQQMGPDGQGKRRRGRNPVDKEYKRLKRLLRNRVSAQQARERKKVYMNHLEARAGELQENNSKLEEKISTLINENTMLRKILMNTRPKADENTEPKQ